A region of the Nostoc sphaeroides genome:
AGCTCATGATATGAGTTCTTGTCAGCTTTTGGTGATCAATAGTGAGTTGGTTTAGGCAGAAGGCAGAGGACAGAAGGAAGAAAGAAGAAAACTACAGAAATTTTTGCGTTTCTTGGGTTACAGAATCTCTACATCACAATCTTGTTTTTAAGTTGGATCTGAGTCTTTGTCACAAGTTCTACGACGACAGGCAAAATTGTAACCAGACCCAAGATTTGTCAGGGTCTGGTTACATTACCTACCAGGACAATCTTCACCAGGCTGTATAAAAGGAGGACAATTTTCCTCACGACGTGTTGTTTGAGTAGGATTAGGAGAAGGTGTTGGTTCATCTGGCTTAACTTCTTCCACAGGAGAAGAATCTATTTCTAAAATTGACTGTAAACCATCAGGCCAATCTGATTTTAAATTGGCAAAGGTTTTGATAGAAATACCCGAGTTGTCACCGTAATCTGGCGTTGGTTCTGAGGGTAGGGGTAGACAAACTTCAGAGTTATAAGTTTTTTTCTTATCTGTCTTAGCATGAATTGCAACAACGCGACCAGCAGCATCAAACACAGGACTGCCACTCATTCCCTGAATAGTGTTATTGTTGTAGTTCACATCATAACCCCCAAGTTTATCCGAACTATCAAATTGAGAGCTTGAAGTAACTGGAAAAATCTTTCCATTACTAAACTGATCTTGCTTACCTTTATTTACCTTGGCTGATGGTGAGCAAGGAAGATAACCAAAAATATAAACAGGCATATTTTTTTTCAAAGAACTAGTTAATTTAGCAACCTCATCTTTATATATATTTTTACTAGAGGTATCTAGCTTTAATATTGCTAAGTCAATATTGTTAGAAAATGGGTTCACAATTATTTTATAATTAGAATAGCCAACTTTAAACTTTTGTCCATTGTTTGTCGTGACTTCATATGGATTTTCGGTTTCTAATGTACCGTTGCCAGTATCTACTTTCCCAGGTCGGATACCAATAACGTGACTAGCGGTAAGGACATAAACGGTTTTACCATTCTGACCGATGATTACCCCAGAACCAAGTTGTTGTCCACCACGGCTAATGAATACTGTTACCTTTTCTGCTTTTTCTCTAATTAGAGATTTTGCTAGTGCTTTGGTTGGTTTCAAAAGTGGAGCAGTATTAGTACTTGTTGGTATAGGACGAGGAGGATTGATTATTCGATCCGTATTATTACAAGCTGAAATTCCAGTACTAATTGCAATTATAATTAGGCATATTAATTCATGTAATATGGGCT
Encoded here:
- a CDS encoding S1 family peptidase, which translates into the protein MKPTKALAKSLIREKAEKVTVFISRGGQQLGSGVIIGQNGKTVYVLTASHVIGIRPGKVDTGNGTLETENPYEVTTNNGQKFKVGYSNYKIIVNPFSNNIDLAILKLDTSSKNIYKDEVAKLTSSLKKNMPVYIFGYLPCSPSAKVNKGKQDQFSNGKIFPVTSSSQFDSSDKLGGYDVNYNNNTIQGMSGSPVFDAAGRVVAIHAKTDKKKTYNSEVCLPLPSEPTPDYGDNSGISIKTFANLKSDWPDGLQSILEIDSSPVEEVKPDEPTPSPNPTQTTRREENCPPFIQPGEDCPGR